In Rhinopithecus roxellana isolate Shanxi Qingling chromosome 4, ASM756505v1, whole genome shotgun sequence, a single genomic region encodes these proteins:
- the LOC104656725 gene encoding MHC class I polypeptide-related sequence B-like → MGLGRVLLFLACIFSFARPGAAAELHSLRYNVTVLSRDGSVQSGFLAEGHLDGQPFLLYDRQKCRARPQGQWAEDVLGAKTWDTETGDLTENGKDLRMTLAHVKGQKGGLHSLQEIKVCEIHEDNSTRGLRHFYYDGELFLSQNLETQKWTAAQSSRAQTLALNIRNFWKEDTMKTKTHYRAVQADCLKKLQRYLEFGVAVRRTVPPMVNVTHGEASEGNITVTCRASGFYPRNITLTWRQDGVSLSHDAQQWGDVLPDWNGTYQTWVATRIRQGEEQRFACYMEHSGNHSTHPLPSGKVLVFQSQWLDIPYVPAVAAAAVAATAAIFVIILYVLCCKKKTSAAEGPELVSLQTLDQHPVGTGDHRDATQLGFQPLMSAPGSTGSDEGCLDSTDRRPGFNSLPGSHQHFPSVS, encoded by the exons ATGGGACTGGGCCGGGTCTTGCTGTTTCTGGCCTGCATATTCTCTTTTGCACGTCCGGGAGCCGCTGCTG AGCTCCACAGTCTTCGTTACAATGTCACGGTGCTGTCCCGGGATGGATCTGTGCAGTCAGGGTTTCTCGCCGAGGGACATCTGGATGGTCAGCCCTTCCTGCTCTATGACAGGCAGAAATGCAGGGCAAGGCCCCAGGGACAGTGGGCAGAAGATGTCCTGGGAGCTAAGACCTGGGACACAGAGACTGGGGACTTGACAGAGAACGGGAAGGACCTCAGGATGACCCTGGCTCATGTCAAGGGCCAGAAAGGAG GCTTGCATTCCCTCCAGGAGATTAAGGTCTGTGAGATCCATGAAGACAACAGCACCAGGGGCTTGCGGCATTTCTACTACGATGGCGAGCTCTTCCTCTCCCAAAACCTGGAGACTCAGAAATGGACAGCGGCCCAGTCCTCCAGAGCTCAGACCCTGGCTCTGAACATCAGGAATTTCTGGAAGGAAGATACCATGAAGACCAAGACACACTATCGCGCTGTGCAGGCAGACTGCCTGAAGAAACTACAGCGATATCTAGAATTCGGGGTGGCCGTCAGGAGAACAG TGCCCCCCATGGTGAATGTCACCCACGGCGAGGCCTCAGAGGGCAACATCACCGTGACATGCAGGGCTTCCGGCTTCTATCCCCGGAATATCACACTGACCTGGCGTCAGGATGGGGTGTCTttgagccacgacgcccagcaGTGGGGGGATGTCCTGCCTGATTGGAATGGAACCTACCAGACCTGGGTGGCCACCAGAATTCGCCAAGGAGAGGAGCAGAGGTTCGCCTGCTACATGGAACACAGCGGGAATCACAGCACTCACCCTCTGCCCTCTG GGAAAGTGCTGGTGTTTCAGAGTCAATGGCTAGACATTCCATATGttcctgctgttgctgctgctgctgttgctgctactgctgctatttttgttattattctcTATGTCCTTTGTTGTAAGAAGAAAACATCAGCTGCAGAGGGTCCAG AGCTCGTGAGTCTGCAGACCCTGGATCAACACCCGGTTGGGACGGGAGACCACAGGGATGCCACACAGCTGGGATTTCAGCCTCTGATGTCAGCTCCTGGGTCCACTGGCTCCGATGAGGGTTGTCTAGACTCTACAGACAGGCGGCCGGGATTCAACTCCCTGCCTGGATCTCACCAGCACTTTCCCTCTGTTTCCTGA